The Vescimonas coprocola genome includes a window with the following:
- a CDS encoding uroporphyrinogen decarboxylase/cobalamine-independent methonine synthase family protein → MNKANAPFRYDYVGSFLRPAGLKQARADFQNGKIGADELKAAEDQAIRELVAKQQSAGYHVITDGEFRRATWHLDFMWGFHGVGHSRTEKGLPFHGENAMLDDTYLTGEVGVDSHPFVEHFRFVKALEDENTVAKLTIPAPAQFLEQMVMPFAMENTSKYYPNIEKLVEDLAAGYRKVIDDVYAAGCRNLQFDDCSWGMLVDPRACLIFDTDEKGLEAIKEQMLAANNLAIEGKPEDLVINTHVCRGNFHSTYASSGAYDSVAKTLLARENVTAYYLEFDDARSGGFEPLATVSGEKKVVLGLVTTKRPELEDKGVFFVRLRFGKLDKLLIC, encoded by the coding sequence ATGAACAAAGCAAATGCCCCTTTTCGCTATGACTACGTTGGCAGCTTTCTTCGCCCTGCCGGACTGAAGCAGGCGCGGGCAGACTTTCAAAACGGCAAGATCGGAGCCGATGAGCTGAAAGCAGCGGAGGATCAGGCGATCCGTGAGCTGGTTGCCAAGCAGCAGAGCGCTGGATACCACGTAATTACCGACGGCGAATTCCGCCGTGCCACCTGGCACCTCGACTTCATGTGGGGCTTTCACGGTGTGGGCCACAGCCGCACGGAGAAGGGGCTGCCGTTCCATGGAGAGAACGCAATGCTTGATGATACCTACCTCACCGGAGAGGTGGGAGTGGACAGCCATCCCTTTGTGGAGCATTTCCGGTTTGTCAAGGCGCTGGAAGACGAGAACACCGTAGCCAAGCTGACGATTCCCGCACCCGCTCAGTTTCTGGAGCAGATGGTCATGCCCTTTGCAATGGAAAATACCAGCAAATACTACCCCAACATTGAAAAGCTGGTGGAGGATCTGGCAGCGGGCTACCGCAAGGTCATTGATGACGTATATGCCGCTGGGTGCCGCAACCTGCAATTTGACGATTGCAGCTGGGGTATGCTGGTAGACCCCCGTGCCTGTCTGATCTTTGATACCGACGAGAAGGGGCTGGAGGCCATCAAGGAGCAGATGCTCGCCGCCAACAATCTGGCCATTGAAGGCAAGCCGGAGGATCTGGTCATCAACACCCATGTCTGCCGGGGCAACTTCCACTCTACCTACGCCAGCTCCGGCGCTTATGACAGCGTGGCCAAGACCCTGCTGGCCCGTGAGAACGTGACTGCCTACTATCTGGAATTTGACGATGCCCGCAGCGGCGGCTTCGAGCCTTTGGCCACTGTCAGCGGTGAGAAGAAGGTGGTGCTGGGCCTCGTCACCACCAAGCGTCCTGAGTTGGAGGATAAGGGGGTGTTCTTCGTCCGGCTCCGGTTCGGCAAATTGGATAAACTTCTCATTTGTTAG
- a CDS encoding MATE family efflux transporter, with amino-acid sequence MNETFMKEKPVLPLILSMTLPMVLSMLVNSLYNIVDSFFVAQISEEAMTALSLVYPVQNFINAVGIGFGVGINAVIAIHLGAGDHEKADQAATQGLVLAVIHGVVMTVCCITIMPVFLRMFTSSEAVIELGVRYSVVAFAFTLIVTVSMAFEKLFQAVGNMKTTMISLMCGCITNIVLDPVLIFGYGPFPEMGIEGAALATGIGQALTLTIYLVVYLARPIRVHIRRQYILPSKKMVIKLYSIGIPATLNLALPSLLISALNAILAAYSEVYILVLGIYYKLQTFVYLPANGIVQGMRPLIGYNYGAGEHQRVSQIFKIVLCMSGIIMVLGTVICLLIPGQLMGLFTHTEATIQAGETALRIIGAGFIVSAVSVTSSGALEGLGKGAPSLLISLCRYVVVIIPAAFLLSRFFGAVGVWNAFWITEAITAIISICVYYKAIAQSQLSPSTVK; translated from the coding sequence ATGAATGAAACTTTTATGAAAGAAAAACCGGTATTACCGCTGATTTTATCCATGACCCTGCCTATGGTGTTATCCATGCTGGTCAATTCCCTCTACAACATTGTGGACAGTTTTTTCGTCGCGCAGATCAGCGAGGAGGCTATGACGGCATTATCGTTGGTTTACCCGGTTCAAAATTTTATCAATGCTGTTGGAATTGGATTTGGCGTTGGAATCAACGCCGTAATCGCCATTCATTTGGGCGCTGGGGATCATGAAAAAGCGGATCAGGCAGCCACGCAGGGACTTGTGCTTGCCGTGATTCATGGCGTTGTTATGACAGTCTGCTGTATTACGATCATGCCGGTTTTCCTGCGGATGTTTACTTCATCCGAAGCGGTCATTGAACTTGGCGTCCGCTATTCTGTCGTTGCGTTCGCCTTTACACTCATTGTTACCGTCAGCATGGCGTTTGAGAAATTGTTCCAGGCAGTAGGAAACATGAAAACAACCATGATAAGCCTGATGTGCGGGTGCATCACAAACATTGTCTTAGACCCCGTTCTGATTTTTGGCTATGGCCCATTCCCGGAAATGGGAATCGAAGGCGCTGCGCTGGCGACCGGCATCGGACAGGCTCTGACGCTGACGATTTACCTTGTAGTCTATCTTGCGCGGCCAATTCGCGTGCATATCCGCAGGCAGTACATTCTCCCCAGCAAAAAGATGGTAATAAAGCTGTACTCCATTGGCATTCCCGCAACCCTGAATCTCGCGCTTCCGTCTCTTTTGATTTCGGCGCTCAATGCGATTTTGGCGGCATATTCCGAAGTGTATATTCTGGTTTTGGGAATCTATTACAAATTGCAGACATTTGTCTATCTTCCAGCGAATGGCATTGTGCAGGGGATGCGCCCCCTGATCGGCTATAACTACGGCGCGGGGGAACACCAACGGGTCAGCCAGATCTTTAAGATCGTTTTGTGCATGAGTGGTATCATTATGGTGCTTGGGACAGTGATATGTCTGCTGATCCCCGGCCAGCTTATGGGGCTGTTTACCCACACAGAAGCGACGATTCAGGCCGGGGAAACAGCCCTGCGTATCATCGGCGCCGGTTTTATCGTCTCGGCGGTTTCCGTTACATCTTCCGGCGCACTGGAGGGACTTGGAAAAGGCGCTCCTTCATTACTGATTTCCCTTTGCCGGTATGTAGTGGTTATCATTCCGGCTGCGTTTTTACTCAGCAGGTTTTTCGGAGCGGTTGGCGTCTGGAATGCGTTTTGGATCACAGAAGCGATTACAGCAATCATTTCTATTTGTGTTTACTACAAGGCAATAGCACAAAGCCAGCTGAGCCCGTCAACAGTAAAATGA
- a CDS encoding GNAT family N-acetyltransferase translates to MEIHIKKGLDALQTETVLRLLSQTVWACNRKKEAIMESWKHSICYGAYTADGKQIGFARVITDYATQYYICDVVVDADFRHRGVGASLLKAITAEDTYRSLLGMLITEEAEQFYEPFGFRKDPICFMTRKETPEAITNE, encoded by the coding sequence ATGGAAATACATATTAAAAAAGGGCTGGATGCTCTGCAAACAGAAACCGTACTTCGCCTTCTATCACAGACCGTATGGGCATGCAACAGAAAGAAAGAAGCAATTATGGAGTCATGGAAACACTCTATCTGCTATGGAGCCTATACCGCCGACGGAAAACAAATCGGATTTGCAAGAGTGATAACAGACTATGCCACCCAGTATTATATTTGTGATGTTGTTGTGGATGCAGATTTCCGGCACAGGGGTGTGGGCGCCTCTCTCCTAAAGGCGATTACGGCAGAAGACACATACCGTTCCCTGCTGGGAATGCTGATCACGGAAGAGGCTGAACAGTTTTATGAACCCTTTGGCTTCCGAAAAGATCCGATCTGTTTTATGACAAGAAAAGAAACACCGGAGGCAATCACGAATGAATGA
- a CDS encoding MATE family efflux transporter translates to MQTNNKMAVAPVGKLIWQMSIPPLISVFLQYSYNLIDSAFVARLSENALTAVSLSFPITTLMNAASIWIGVGVNVLIAGYLGQKKQDEANATVTHGLLLAFGIGALLNLLALLIMKPYFRAFTNNEEIYQLSIAYMSVCSFMQIPNMVHIAIQKMIQATGNMVAPMWFQIAGVVVNFVFDPILIFGIGIFPAMGIRGAAVATVAGYLLSMILAFALLLGKKQKVQVKIKGFHLQKWLIGRIFTLGLPSFIMNALSSFMVTFVNFFLVAYSDTAIAFFGAYFKVQQLIVMTVNGLIQGCLPIMRFNYGAGNRDRLHSAFRYGTALVSGMMILGTLTVILFPAQLLGLFTASEAMRSFGISAMRIMAVSYLFCGWSTMISTYLQATEQVFPSILIQLLRQFLLLISFMWGLEKLLKITGIWLSFPVTETATFVLALLIFRAGRKKETLCSGTKTQ, encoded by the coding sequence ATGCAGACCAATAATAAAATGGCGGTCGCTCCTGTTGGAAAGCTCATCTGGCAAATGTCGATACCGCCGCTGATTTCCGTGTTCCTGCAATATTCCTATAATCTGATAGACAGCGCGTTTGTAGCGCGGCTGAGTGAAAATGCTTTGACGGCGGTTTCCCTGTCGTTTCCCATTACAACACTGATGAATGCAGCGTCTATCTGGATCGGTGTCGGCGTGAATGTGCTGATAGCAGGGTATCTTGGACAGAAAAAGCAGGATGAGGCAAATGCAACTGTCACACATGGATTGTTACTGGCCTTTGGAATTGGTGCTTTGCTCAATCTTCTGGCATTACTGATTATGAAACCCTATTTTCGGGCATTCACCAATAATGAAGAAATTTATCAGCTGAGCATCGCCTATATGAGTGTGTGCTCCTTCATGCAAATTCCCAATATGGTGCATATCGCCATCCAGAAGATGATACAGGCCACCGGGAACATGGTCGCTCCCATGTGGTTCCAGATCGCGGGCGTGGTCGTCAACTTCGTGTTTGACCCCATTCTGATTTTTGGGATTGGTATTTTCCCGGCTATGGGAATCCGCGGCGCTGCGGTAGCTACCGTTGCAGGCTATCTGCTGTCCATGATTTTGGCATTTGCTTTACTGCTGGGCAAAAAGCAGAAAGTGCAGGTAAAAATCAAAGGCTTTCATTTGCAAAAGTGGCTGATTGGCCGTATTTTCACCCTTGGACTGCCGTCTTTTATTATGAATGCCCTTAGTTCTTTTATGGTGACTTTTGTAAACTTTTTTCTGGTCGCCTATTCCGATACGGCAATCGCTTTCTTCGGTGCGTATTTTAAGGTGCAGCAGTTGATTGTCATGACGGTCAACGGGCTGATCCAGGGCTGTCTTCCTATTATGCGGTTCAACTACGGTGCGGGAAACAGAGATAGGCTGCACTCTGCTTTCCGCTACGGAACCGCTTTGGTCTCCGGTATGATGATACTGGGAACATTGACCGTCATCCTCTTTCCGGCGCAGCTTTTGGGATTATTTACGGCGTCGGAAGCCATGCGCTCCTTTGGAATATCCGCTATGCGGATTATGGCGGTCAGCTACCTGTTCTGCGGATGGTCTACCATGATCTCCACCTATCTTCAGGCAACAGAACAGGTCTTTCCAAGTATACTGATTCAGCTACTGCGTCAGTTTCTGCTGCTCATTTCATTCATGTGGGGTCTGGAAAAACTCCTGAAGATTACAGGGATCTGGCTGTCCTTCCCTGTCACAGAAACGGCAACATTCGTTCTGGCGCTTCTGATCTTCCGAGCAGGCAGAAAAAAAGAAACGCTTTGCAGCGGTACAAAAACACAGTAA
- a CDS encoding nitroreductase produces MEDYICMEKNFLSLIKTRRSVRAYKSEPVPSKALDAVLEAGTYAPTGGGHQSPTIIAITDPKYRREIAKLNAEVMGSNTDPYYGAPVVILVLADGSASTFVEDGSCVLENMMLAAHALGLGTVWVHREREIFDSESGKALLREWKLPETLRGVGAVALGYPAREASQPAARKQNYIVRI; encoded by the coding sequence ATGGAGGACTATATCTGTATGGAAAAAAATTTTTTGTCTCTTATCAAGACGCGCCGTAGTGTACGGGCTTATAAATCGGAACCTGTCCCTTCCAAGGCTTTGGACGCTGTACTGGAAGCAGGGACTTACGCTCCTACCGGCGGAGGACATCAATCTCCAACCATCATTGCAATTACAGACCCCAAATATAGGCGGGAGATTGCAAAACTAAACGCAGAAGTGATGGGGAGCAACACAGACCCTTATTATGGCGCACCTGTCGTGATCCTGGTTTTGGCAGATGGCTCCGCAAGTACCTTTGTGGAGGACGGAAGCTGCGTCCTCGAAAACATGATGCTCGCCGCCCATGCCCTTGGACTGGGAACTGTATGGGTACATCGGGAACGTGAGATTTTTGACAGTGAAAGTGGCAAGGCTCTCCTGCGGGAGTGGAAGCTGCCGGAAACCTTGCGCGGTGTCGGGGCGGTTGCATTGGGGTATCCAGCCCGGGAAGCCAGTCAACCCGCAGCACGCAAACAAAACTATATCGTTCGGATTTAA
- the mgtE gene encoding magnesium transporter — protein MMNRMVNKEFAQEIAAVIRTAQNGDRLPELLKHYHQRDVAKAVTLLTDAERERLFRQLDDRTLAEIFPYLDDASRYLAELPAALAAEMIADMDTADALDMLRELPEEKKQTLAAHLDDDTRKDVRRLLAFHQEEIGSRMSGNFVCIPDTLTVCGAMNELVRQAGEHDNISTLYVVDGSGVFAGAIDLKDLIIARENDPLSGIIRRSYPYVLAHERVEDCIDRIAEYEEDSLPVLTEDGRIAGILTAQDLVELVDDAMGDDYAKLGGLTSEEDLREPAAVSMKKRLPWLIVLLFLGMGVSSVVGIFESVVAVLPIVICFQSLVLDMAGNVGTQSLAVTIRVLMDENLTLKEELALLGKEMRVGLLNGGCLGLMALAVLGVYIHACKGYAWGPAFLISGCVGVSLVVAMVISSLVGTMVPMLFHKIHIDPAVASGPLITTVNDLVAVVTYYGLALLFLVNMFHL, from the coding sequence ATGATGAACAGAATGGTAAACAAGGAGTTCGCACAGGAGATCGCAGCGGTCATCCGCACGGCCCAAAACGGGGACCGTCTGCCGGAGCTGCTGAAGCACTATCACCAGCGAGATGTGGCCAAGGCCGTCACCCTGCTGACGGATGCGGAGCGGGAGCGGTTGTTCCGGCAGTTGGACGACCGGACGCTGGCAGAGATATTCCCCTATCTGGACGATGCCTCCCGCTATCTGGCGGAGCTTCCGGCGGCGCTGGCGGCAGAAATGATAGCCGACATGGACACGGCGGATGCGCTGGATATGCTGCGGGAGCTTCCGGAGGAGAAGAAACAGACCCTGGCCGCACATCTGGACGACGATACCCGGAAGGATGTCCGGCGGCTGCTGGCCTTTCATCAGGAGGAGATCGGCAGCCGCATGAGCGGCAATTTCGTCTGCATCCCGGATACGCTGACCGTCTGCGGCGCCATGAACGAGCTGGTGCGGCAGGCCGGTGAGCACGACAATATCTCCACGCTGTATGTGGTGGACGGCAGCGGCGTCTTTGCCGGGGCCATCGACCTGAAGGATCTGATCATCGCCCGTGAAAACGATCCGCTGAGCGGGATCATCCGCCGCAGCTATCCCTATGTGCTGGCCCACGAGCGGGTGGAGGACTGCATCGACCGGATCGCAGAGTATGAGGAGGATTCCCTGCCGGTGCTGACGGAGGACGGAAGGATCGCCGGTATCCTCACCGCTCAGGATCTGGTGGAGCTGGTGGATGACGCCATGGGCGACGACTACGCCAAGCTGGGCGGCCTGACCTCGGAGGAGGACCTCCGGGAGCCTGCCGCCGTCAGTATGAAAAAGCGTCTGCCGTGGCTCATCGTGCTGCTGTTTCTGGGCATGGGCGTTTCATCGGTGGTGGGCATCTTCGAGTCCGTGGTGGCGGTGCTGCCCATCGTCATCTGCTTCCAGTCGCTGGTGCTGGATATGGCGGGCAACGTCGGCACCCAGTCGCTGGCCGTCACCATCCGGGTCCTCATGGACGAGAACCTTACCCTGAAGGAGGAACTGGCCCTGCTGGGCAAGGAGATGCGGGTGGGTCTTCTCAACGGCGGGTGCCTGGGACTCATGGCGCTGGCGGTGCTGGGGGTTTACATCCATGCGTGCAAGGGCTATGCGTGGGGGCCGGCTTTTCTGATCTCCGGCTGCGTTGGGGTGTCGCTGGTGGTGGCCATGGTGATCTCCAGCCTTGTGGGGACGATGGTTCCCATGCTGTTTCATAAGATCCACATCGATCCGGCGGTGGCCTCCGGCCCGCTGATCACAACGGTCAACGATCTGGTGGCCGTGGTGACCTACTATGGACTGGCCCTGCTGTTTCTGGTGAATATGTTCCATCTGTGA
- a CDS encoding ATP-binding cassette domain-containing protein, with amino-acid sequence MVTKLERIEYVEDPHLGKDSYCVVERHADGGACSVPDYAAIKLFRHIVQGEGPDTIVREIDEAIQALPEGYDTVCTDGIFSQGEWQLLSIARAAAADPAVLLLDEITANLDAETEARVREALRQASRGRTALSVSHRIYESLGGRTVEILPQGQ; translated from the coding sequence GTGGTGACGAAGCTGGAGCGCATCGAGTATGTGGAGGATCCGCATCTGGGCAAGGACTCCTACTGCGTGGTGGAGAGGCACGCAGACGGCGGGGCGTGCAGTGTGCCGGACTACGCCGCCATCAAGCTCTTCCGCCACATCGTGCAGGGAGAGGGGCCGGACACCATCGTCCGGGAGATCGACGAGGCCATCCAGGCGCTGCCGGAGGGGTATGACACGGTGTGTACGGACGGGATATTCTCTCAGGGGGAGTGGCAGCTGCTGTCCATTGCACGGGCCGCAGCGGCAGACCCCGCTGTGCTGCTGCTGGATGAGATCACTGCCAATCTGGATGCCGAGACGGAGGCCCGTGTACGGGAGGCCCTGCGTCAGGCATCCCGTGGGCGCACCGCCCTCTCCGTTTCCCACCGCATCTATGAGAGTCTTGGCGGCAGGACTGTGGAGATTCTGCCTCAGGGACAGTAA
- a CDS encoding TIGR00266 family protein, protein MRYEIKGTPFPVVICQLEDGEQMVTERGSMVWMSPNMEMQTHGGGLGRMFSKMFSGESMFQNIYTAHGAGMIAFGSSFPGQIKEIAITPGHDMILQKSAFLAAVPGVELSIHFNQRLGAGLFGGEGFIMQRLSGSGMAFAEIDGTLVEYDLQPGQQIVVDTGNVAGFTAGVQMEIRQVPGMKNKLLGGEGLFNTVLTGPGRIWLQTMPISGVAAALLPYIPTGNN, encoded by the coding sequence ATGCGTTATGAAATCAAAGGCACTCCCTTCCCCGTGGTAATCTGTCAGCTGGAAGACGGCGAGCAGATGGTCACGGAGCGTGGCTCCATGGTCTGGATGAGCCCTAATATGGAGATGCAGACCCATGGCGGTGGACTGGGGCGGATGTTCTCTAAAATGTTCTCCGGCGAGAGTATGTTCCAGAACATCTACACCGCTCACGGCGCCGGGATGATCGCCTTCGGCTCCAGCTTCCCCGGCCAGATCAAGGAGATCGCCATCACTCCCGGCCACGATATGATCCTCCAGAAGAGTGCCTTTCTGGCCGCCGTGCCGGGAGTAGAGCTGTCCATCCACTTCAACCAGCGGCTGGGCGCAGGCCTCTTCGGCGGCGAGGGCTTCATCATGCAGCGCCTCAGCGGCAGCGGCATGGCTTTTGCCGAGATCGACGGCACGCTGGTGGAGTACGACCTCCAGCCGGGTCAGCAGATCGTGGTGGACACCGGCAACGTGGCGGGCTTCACCGCCGGGGTGCAGATGGAGATCCGGCAGGTTCCCGGCATGAAGAACAAGCTGCTGGGCGGCGAGGGCCTGTTCAACACCGTTCTCACCGGCCCCGGCCGCATCTGGCTGCAGACCATGCCCATCTCCGGCGTGGCCGCCGCCCTGCTGCCCTATATCCCCACCGGCAACAATTAA
- a CDS encoding RNA polymerase sigma factor, with the protein MTAWPATTEYAGSSAHLTELLAAIAAGQQDALAQLYHLTRTAVYGLSLSYLKNTHDAQDITQDVFVHVWDHAPQYRPTGSPMGWLLTVCRNLCLMRLRRTERHAVLSEAEWDAIPQQETGLTTEERTLLQHVLSRLGEEERRIVLLHAVTGLKHREIAALLELPLPTVLSKYHRAIRKMRADLEGDNAHDK; encoded by the coding sequence ATGACTGCATGGCCCGCCACAACCGAATATGCCGGCAGCAGTGCTCATCTGACGGAGCTGCTGGCCGCCATCGCCGCCGGGCAGCAGGATGCGCTGGCGCAGCTCTACCATCTCACCCGAACGGCGGTGTATGGTCTGTCGCTGTCGTACCTGAAAAACACCCACGACGCACAGGATATCACGCAGGATGTATTCGTTCATGTGTGGGATCACGCCCCGCAGTATCGCCCCACCGGCTCTCCCATGGGCTGGTTGCTGACGGTCTGCCGGAATCTGTGCCTGATGCGTCTGCGGCGCACGGAGCGCCACGCCGTTCTCAGCGAGGCAGAATGGGACGCCATTCCCCAGCAGGAGACCGGTCTGACCACAGAGGAGCGAACGCTGCTGCAGCACGTTCTGTCCCGTCTGGGGGAGGAGGAGCGGCGCATCGTACTGCTCCATGCCGTCACCGGGCTAAAACACCGGGAGATCGCCGCTCTGCTGGAGCTGCCCCTCCCCACCGTCCTGTCGAAGTATCACCGAGCAATCCGAAAAATGCGTGCTGATCTGGAAGGAGATAACGCCCATGACAAATGA
- a CDS encoding PepSY domain-containing protein — MTNEKLEQCLAQALEKTAPHDVDGVLSRCEKRKGTEIPMKTKPHSLKKWMAMAACLALLLLCGGGLFLRQANAVASVVSIDVNPSIELRVNQNEKVLACVPMNDDAHAILADMGDGEDLKGAKLDVAVNAIVGSLVRNGYLESISSAIMISVEDRDQSRAHRLQQDLSAAVDGILRDSASQASVLTQTVTQDTSLEKQAKDHHISTGKAALVNRILALNNSLSFEELSRLSIGELKDLAETGAPAMPIGMERALEIALLTCGQSADQLTKQEVDAELDEVPAHYEVELEDRSGTEYEYRIDAYTGAVLTSYVEPDGHDDADDHDDHDDDYDDDDDDAQPTGQIGHAAAKAAALTHAGVSESRAYDMDVELDDEDGRWVYEVEFKADGMEYEYVIDAYTSAVLEYDMEQDD; from the coding sequence ATGACAAATGAAAAGCTGGAACAGTGCCTTGCACAAGCGCTGGAAAAAACAGCCCCCCATGACGTGGACGGCGTTCTCTCCCGCTGTGAGAAGCGGAAAGGAACGGAAATCCCCATGAAAACAAAACCTCACTCCCTGAAAAAATGGATGGCGATGGCGGCCTGTCTGGCCCTTCTGCTGCTGTGCGGCGGCGGACTGTTTCTGCGGCAGGCCAATGCTGTGGCCTCCGTGGTCTCCATCGACGTCAACCCCAGCATCGAGCTGCGGGTCAACCAAAATGAAAAGGTTCTGGCCTGCGTGCCTATGAACGACGACGCCCATGCCATTCTGGCGGATATGGGCGACGGCGAGGATCTGAAGGGGGCCAAGCTGGATGTGGCAGTAAACGCCATCGTCGGCAGTCTGGTCCGCAACGGCTATCTGGAGAGCATCTCCTCCGCCATCATGATCTCCGTAGAGGATCGGGATCAGAGCCGGGCTCACCGACTGCAGCAGGACCTCTCCGCCGCCGTGGACGGCATCCTGCGGGACAGCGCCTCTCAGGCCTCCGTATTGACCCAGACGGTCACGCAGGACACGTCTCTGGAGAAGCAGGCCAAGGACCACCACATCTCCACCGGCAAGGCGGCGCTGGTGAACCGTATCCTCGCCCTGAACAACAGTCTGTCCTTTGAGGAGCTGTCCAGGCTCTCCATCGGTGAGCTGAAGGATCTGGCCGAGACCGGCGCTCCTGCCATGCCCATCGGCATGGAGCGAGCACTGGAGATCGCCCTGCTCACCTGCGGGCAGTCCGCCGACCAGCTGACCAAGCAGGAGGTGGACGCTGAGCTGGACGAGGTTCCCGCCCACTACGAGGTGGAGCTGGAGGACCGCAGCGGTACGGAGTACGAGTATCGCATCGATGCCTATACCGGCGCTGTGCTCACCTCCTATGTGGAGCCGGACGGTCACGACGATGCGGATGACCACGATGACCATGATGATGACTACGACGATGACGACGATGATGCCCAGCCCACCGGGCAGATCGGCCACGCCGCAGCCAAGGCCGCTGCCCTGACCCACGCCGGTGTGTCAGAGAGTCGGGCCTACGACATGGATGTGGAGCTGGATGACGAGGATGGCCGCTGGGTATACGAGGTGGAATTCAAGGCGGATGGCATGGAGTACGAATATGTCATCGATGCCTATACCAGCGCTGTACTGGAATACGATATGGAGCAGGACGATTGA
- a CDS encoding dihydroorotase yields the protein MPASSFVICPGFVDVHVHLREPGFSYKETMSSGTQAAAHGGYTTVCAMPNLDPVPDSLPHLEQQLALIRRDAAIRVLPYGSITRGQLGEELSDMAAMAPYVAAFSDDGRGVQSEAQMRLAMETAKGLHKLIVAHCEDNSLLHGGYIHDGAYARTHGHRGICSESEWGQIRRDLELVRQTGCGYHVCHISTKESVALIRRAKAEGLDVTCETAPHYLLMDETMLQEDGRFKMNPPLRSPADREALLEGLADGTIDMIATDHAPHSTEEKSRGLEKSAMGIVGLETAFPLLYTYLVKPGLLSFPRLMELLHDAPCRRFGLPQGEMDGPHADFTVFDLSASYPIDPADFLSQGKATPFTGWPVQARCLLTVCNGRLVWQDGDLFSKEDHT from the coding sequence ATTCCCGCCTCTTCTTTTGTGATATGTCCCGGTTTCGTTGATGTACACGTACATCTTCGTGAGCCGGGCTTTTCTTATAAGGAGACCATGTCCAGCGGCACCCAAGCCGCCGCTCACGGCGGATACACCACGGTGTGTGCCATGCCCAATCTGGACCCGGTGCCGGACAGCCTGCCCCATCTGGAGCAGCAGCTGGCCCTGATCCGCCGGGATGCCGCCATCCGGGTGCTGCCCTATGGCTCCATCACCCGTGGCCAGCTGGGGGAGGAGCTGTCGGACATGGCGGCCATGGCCCCCTATGTGGCGGCCTTCTCCGACGACGGGCGAGGTGTGCAGAGCGAGGCGCAGATGCGCCTTGCCATGGAGACCGCCAAGGGGCTTCATAAGCTCATCGTGGCCCACTGCGAGGACAATTCCCTCCTCCACGGGGGCTACATCCACGACGGGGCTTACGCCCGCACCCACGGCCACCGGGGCATCTGCTCCGAAAGCGAGTGGGGGCAGATCCGGCGGGATTTAGAGCTGGTGCGCCAGACCGGCTGCGGCTACCACGTCTGCCACATCTCCACCAAGGAGAGCGTGGCCCTGATCCGCCGGGCCAAGGCCGAGGGGCTGGACGTCACCTGTGAGACGGCCCCCCACTATCTGCTGATGGACGAAACCATGCTGCAGGAGGACGGCCGCTTCAAGATGAATCCCCCTCTCCGCAGTCCCGCCGACCGGGAGGCCCTGCTGGAGGGGCTGGCCGACGGCACCATCGACATGATCGCCACCGATCACGCCCCCCACAGCACCGAGGAGAAGTCCCGTGGGCTGGAGAAGAGCGCCATGGGCATCGTGGGGCTGGAGACCGCCTTCCCCCTGCTGTATACCTATCTGGTAAAGCCGGGCCTGCTCTCCTTCCCCCGTCTGATGGAGCTGCTCCACGATGCTCCCTGCCGCCGCTTCGGCCTCCCGCAGGGGGAGATGGATGGCCCCCACGCCGATTTCACGGTCTTTGACCTGTCGGCCTCGTATCCCATCGACCCGGCGGACTTCCTCTCTCAGGGGAAGGCCACCCCCTTCACCGGCTGGCCGGTACAGGCCCGCTGCCTGCTGACGGTCTGCAACGGCCGCCTCGTCTGGCAGGACGGTGATCTCTTTTCCAAGGAGGACCACACATGA